A genomic window from Quercus lobata isolate SW786 chromosome 10, ValleyOak3.0 Primary Assembly, whole genome shotgun sequence includes:
- the LOC115964672 gene encoding uncharacterized protein LOC115964672 — MYPDLYKGLRLKPKDLTTYDSPLISFEEKTVIPKGQIRLPIQAGSEMVEVDIIVVDAYSPYMAIVARPWLHTMEAVSSTLHQKVKYLSGGHVEEIQSKPPESSACGPTKEPKCEDLEKFVIGGDLEKFFLVRAQLPPQEKEELLEFLRRNIDVFAWDTYEASGVDPNFIYHHLNVNPSITPKKKLPRRPSKKHVDAVREEVIKLKQAGAINEVFYPE, encoded by the exons ATGTACCCcgacctatacaaggggctgaggTTAAAACCTAAGGACCTGACAACCTACGATTCCCCTCTGATAAGTTTTGAAGAGAAGACTGTTATTCCAAAAGGTCAAATTAGACTACCCATACAGGCTGGTTCGGAAATGGTGGAGGTAGACATCATCGTGGTGGATGCCTATTCCCCCTACATGGCTATTGTGGCCAGACCCTGGCTTCATACTATGGAAGCCGTCTCATCTACCTTGCACCAGAAAGTGAAATACCTCTCGGGAGGCCACGTCGAAGAGATT caatcaaaacCTCCAGAGTCGTCAGCTTGTGGACCAACCAAAGAGCCGAAATGCGAGGATTTGGAAAAATTTGTTATAGGTGGTGATTTggagaagttctttctggtCAGGGCTCAACTGCCTCCTCAAGAGAAGGAAGAGCTGTTGGAATTCCTTAGAAGAAacattgatgtgtttgcatgggacacTTATGAGGCCTCGGGGGTGGATCCGAATTTCATCTACCATCATTTGAACGTTAACCCATCCATCACTCCCAAGAAAAAATTGCCTCGGCGCCCATCTAAAAAGCATGTAGACGCTGTCAGGGAAGAGGTGATAAAACTCAAacaggcaggggctatcaatGAGGTTTTCTACCCCGAATGA